A single genomic interval of Pochonia chlamydosporia 170 chromosome 7, whole genome shotgun sequence harbors:
- a CDS encoding methyltransferase domain-containing protein, whose amino-acid sequence MDPPWRQQVDRFCYQYQQLETNLDYPQDEFLCLEEVQEDIYKRVFCDDVSNYGPPNRYRIKILKELLSRIESSIDDWDKYAVSDELMSTLSVLLSTPKSPEALWAQKKCYVTYHLSLLEPETQEKQIAQHPSITLFENRNLIAAGGTTGLRTWEAALQLGQYLCQNPSLVAGKRILELGTGTGYPSILCVKHLRAAHAIASDGSDDVINNLPDNLFLNNLQDSSKITPMDIKWGHALVGTEDEKWNGGQPVDIVLGADITYDQRVIPALVATLFDLFGLYPNVEVYISATERNAATFSAFLNVCNERGLSVEKLHFEVPPQSRQHGPFYDDQLAIHLCRVSNT is encoded by the exons ATGGATCCTCCATGGAGGCAACAGGTAGATCGATTTTGTTACCAATATCAACAACTGGAGACTAATCTTGACTATCCGCAAGACGAATTCCTCTGCCTGGAGGAGGTGCAGGAGGACATCTACAAGCGTGTCTTTTGCGATGACGTTTCCAATTATGGACCGCCGAACAGATATCGCATCAAGATTTTGAAGGAGTTATTGTCGCGAATAGAGTCTTCGATAGATGACTGGGATAAATAT GCCGTCTCCGATGAACTCATGTCCACATTATCCGTGCTTCTGTCCACTCCCAAATCTCCTGAAGCTTTGTGGGCGCAAAAAAAGTGCTACGTAACATATCATCTCTCCCTGTTGGAGCCTGAGACGCAAGAGAAACAAATTGCCCAGCACCCCAGTATCACTCTATTCGAGAATAGAAACCTCATCGCTGCCGGAGGCACCACGGGATTGCGGACATGGGAAGCGGCGCTACAACTAGGGCAGTATCTCTGCCAAAACCCTTCCCTTGTTGCTGGAAAACGCATACTTGAGTTGGGGACCGGCACTGGATATCCTTCGATCCTCTGTGTGAAGCATTTACGAGCGGCTCATGCCATTGCCTCGGACGGTTCCGACGACGTCATCAACAATTTACCGGATAATTTGTTCCTCAACAATCTTCAGGACTCGTCGAAAATTACACCAATGGACATTAAATGGGGTCATGCACTGGTCGGCACTGAGGACGAGAAATGGAATGGCGGTCAGCCGGTTGACATTGTTCTCGGTGCTGATATCACCTATGATCAACGCGTGATCCCTGCCTTGGTTGCGACTCTCTTCGATCTGTTTGGGCTATACCCCAACGTGGAGGTTTACATCTCGGCTACTGAACGAAATGCAGCTACCTTTTCAGCATTTCTGAATGTATGCAATGAAAGGGGACTTTCGGTTGAAAAATTGCATTTCGAGGTGCCTCCTCAGTCGCGACAGCATGGACCGTTTTACGATGATCAACTGGCAATCCACTTGTGTCGAGTATCTAACACTTGA
- a CDS encoding Arp2/3 complex subunit (Arp2) (similar to Neosartorya fischeri NRRL 181 XP_001264426.1): MANTPPIVLDGGTGFLKVGYAAQNFPEHQFPSIVGRPILRSEERTDSNVVIKDIMCGDEAAAARTMLQISYPMENGIVKKWDDMQHLWDYTFYEKLKVDTNGQKILLTEPPMNPLKNREQMCEVMFDRYGFGGVYVAIQAVLALYAQGLSSGVVVDSGDGVTHIVPVYESVVLNHLTKRLDVAGRDVTRNLIKLLLRRGYALNRTADFETVRQIKEKLCYVSYDLELDKRLSEDTTVLVENYTLPDGRVIRVGSERFEAPECLFQPHLVDSESPGLGEFLFNTIQSADVDIRASLFKAIVLSGGSSMYPGLPSRLEKELKQLWLTRALQGNPERLNKFKVRIEDPPRRRHMVFLGGAVLANIMADKESMWVTKAEWDEQGPRVLEKLGPR; this comes from the exons ATGGCCAACACTCCACCCATTG TCCTCGACGGCGGCACCGGCTTCCTCAAGGTCGGATATGCCGCACAGAACTTCCCCGAACATCAATTTCCATCCATCGTGGGCCGACCTATCCTGCGATCTGAAGAGCGAACCGACAGCAATGTTGTCATCAAGGATATCATGTgcggcgacgaggcggcCGCCGCTCGTACCATGCTCCAAATCAGCTACCCCATGGAGAACGGTATTGTCAAGAAGTGGGATGACATGCAGCACCTGTGGGATTATACGTTTTacgagaagctcaaggtggACACGAACGGGCAGAAGATTCTATTGACGGAGCCGCCTATGAATCCCCTGAAGAACAGAGAGCAGATGTGCGAGGTCATGTTTGATCGATATGGATTTGGGGGTGTTTATGTGGCTATCCAGGCTGTTTTGGCCTTGTATGCGCAGG GTCTGAGCTCGggtgtcgtcgtcgactCTGGAGACGGTGTCACACATATCGTCCCAGTTTATGAGTCGGTTGTGCTCAACCATCTGACCAAAAGACTAGACGTGGCTGGCCGCGATGTTACCCGGAACctcatcaagctgctcctgCGCCGTGGTTACGCCCTGAACCGAACGGCCGATTTTGAAACTGTTCGACAgatcaaggagaagctctGCTATGTTTCGTATGATCTGGAGCTAGACAAGCGACTGAGTGAAGATACTACAGTTCTTGTTGAAAACTACACCCTGCCTGATGGCCGCGTCATTCGTGTGGGCAGCGAGCGATTCGAGGCACCCGAATGCCTCTTCCAGCCTCACCTTGTCGACAGCGAATCGCCCGGCCTCGGAGAGTTCCTGTTCAACACTATCCAATCTGCCGATGTGGATATCCGCGCTTCTCTGTTCAAGGCCATTGTTTTGTCAGGTGGCAGTAGCATGTATCCAGGTCTGCCGTCGAGACTTGAGAAGGAGCTGAAGCAGTTGTGGCTTACGAGGGCTCTGCAAGGTAACCCCGAGAGGCTGAACAAGTTCAAGGTGCGGATAGAAGACCCGCCAAGAAGACGACACATGGTCTTCCTTGGTGGTGCTGTGTTGGCAAACATCATGGCCGACAAAGAGAGCATGTGGGTGACAAAGGCGGAGTGGGATGAGCAAGGACCTCgtgtgttggagaagttgggGCCACGATAA
- a CDS encoding SAGA complex subunit Sgf29 (similar to Metarhizium acridum CQMa 102 XP_007809180.1): protein MTDRKRQRRNELDNLREELGPYFHRSSPRSDSVDTVSNHNRTSSGGGGSGGNTGTGTGTATGTGASATSGGNGFAGSPGSGTMSQRNRSGRGSNRSNGNNSHGEEAQIWDSCKSQLAEIVSGINSENDNLSELVDMDKKVGSTDPEKIPNESLKQMEQLCRNGVKFSEANVASIKAVMEQLKIMRAVIVAKEQAEAGSSAPTGKRNARDSAAAAAASLYDFDGAGDSPVPSPIGGSSRKYGDRSSNRDRDSMPPKADSVEPQGSSGPGTGGSGSAASTSAAAAAAAAAAAAAASSNKSKVVFSKGDAVAFKPKAGGEGVSDWIMGEVAQVLGEGKSRRYKVLDIEPDDQSKQKEYRTSASSMIPITPESQASTLKDWEAGQVVLALYPNTTTFYKAEVHSMDSQGRVALKFEGENDSTTLQQVERRFVIEYRA from the coding sequence ATGACTGACAGAAAGAGACAGCGCCGCAACGAACTCGATAACCTTCGCGAGGAGCTTGGTCCTTACTTCCATCGATCCTCACCTCGCTCAGACTCTGTCGACACTGTTAGCAACCACAATCGCACCAGTAGCGGAGGCGGCGGTTCAGGAGGAAACACTGGAACCGGCACTGGAACAGCAACAGGAACAGGCGCCAGTGCCACTTCGGGAGGGAACGGCTTTGCGGGCAGCCCAGGCAGTGGCACCATGTCGCAACGAAATCGAAGCGGACGCGGTAGCAACcgcagcaatggcaacaactCACACGGAGAAGAGGCCCAAATATGGGACTCGTGTAAGAGCCAACTAGCTGAGATCGTCTCGGGCATCAATTCCGAGAATGACAACCTCTCCGAGCtggttgacatggacaagaaaGTCGGCTCCACTGACCCCGAAAAGATTCCCAACGAGTCTCTTAAGCAGATGGAACAGCTTTGTCGGAACGGCGTCAAGTTCTCCGAGGCCAACGTGGCCAGCATCAAGGCCGTCATGGAGCAGCTTAAGATTATGCGTGCCGTCATTGTTGCCAAGGAACAGGCCGAGGCCGGCTCGTCTGCCCCTACAGGCAAACGAAACGCACGAGACAGCGCAGCCGCGGCAGCCGCATCATTGTACGATTTCGACGGAGCCGGAGATTCGCCCGTGCCCAGCCCGATTGGCGGTTCCTCCAGAAAATACGGTGACCGGTCGAGCAATcgagacagagacagcatGCCACCCAAGGCCGATAGTGTAGAGCCCCAGGGTTCATCTGGGCCAGGGACTGGAGGCTCAGGATCAGCTGCTTCTActtcagctgctgctgctgctgctgcggcggcggcggctgcggctgccagcagcaacaagtcCAAGGTTGTGTTCTCCAAGGGCGATGCTGTGGCGTTTAAGCCCAAGGCCGGAGGAGAAGGCGTGTCAGATTGGATCATGGGCGAAGTGGCTCAAGTGCTTGGAGAAGGCAAGAGCCGGCGGTACAAGGTGCTGGACATTGAACCCGACGACCAGAGCAAGCAAAAGGAATATCGAACGAGTGCCAGCAGCATGATTCCAATCACGCCCGAGAGCCAAGCGAGCACACTCAAGGACTGGGAGGCGGGACAAGTGGTCTTGGCGCTGTATCCTAACACCACGACGTTCTACAAGGCGGAAGTACACAGTATGGACAGTCAAGGCAGAGTGGCTCTCAAGTTTGAAGGCGAGAATGACTCGACGACTCTGCAGCAGGTCGAGCGGCGATTTGTGATTGAGTACAGGGCATGA
- a CDS encoding mannose-6-phosphate isomerase (similar to Aspergillus terreus NIH2624 XP_001210615.1) yields MQVPLFRLQCGVNSYEWGKKGNDSAAARFAAATPSDQLSIQADKPYAELWMGTHPSNPSKDLKTGRTLLDLCSENQLLLSSSVSSKFGAKLPFLFKVLSINKGLSIQAHPNKKLAEQLHARDPKNYPDDNHKPEMAIAITPFEGLCGFRPLVEIAHFLENVGPLRELVGEETASEFIKTIKGSDEASKKAALKKAFGALMSSSADDVAKGITKVVELAKSQGVEFAAGGVESTKGEVLSELVTRLYGQFGDDIGIFVLFFLNFVTLQPGEALFLVADDIHAYLSGDIIECMAASDNVVRAGLTPKFKDVTTLVDMLTYNYAPIDEQKMEPTDYPYATLNRTAYSSGSAVHLYDPPIEEFAVARTVLKETGAKATFEPLEGPSIVICTNGKGRISVGPTVHEVKEGYVFFVGSTAECVLEAEGDEFITFKAFCEVEGSKERL; encoded by the exons ATGCAGGTCCCTCTCTTTCGACTCCAGTGCGGCGTCAACTCCTACGAATGGGGCAAAAAGGGCAATGATTCTGCCGCGGCGAGATTTGCGGCTGCCACGCCGTCGGATCAGTTGAGTATTCAGGCGGACAAGCCGTATGCAGAG CTCTGGATGGGCACACATCCCTCCAACCCTTCCAAAGACCTCAAAACCGGCCGAACGCTCCTGGATCTCTGCTCCGAGaaccagctcctcctctCGTCGTCGGTGTCGTCCAAATTCGGCGCCAAGCTGCCGTTCCTCTTCAAAGTGCTGTCCATCAACAAGGGCCTCTCGATCCAGGCCCATCCCAATAAGAAGCTTGCCGAGCAGTTGCACGCAAGAGATCCTAAAAACTACCCGGATGATAATCACAAGCCCGAGATGGCTATTGCCATTACGCCTTTCGAGGGGCTCTGCGGGTTTCGGCCGTTGGTCGAGATTGCTCACTTTTTGGAGAATGTTGGGCCTTTGAGAGAGTTGGTTGGCGAGGAGACTGCTTCGGAGTTTATCAAGACGATCAAGGGGAGTGATGAGGCCAGCAAGAAGGCGGCCCTGAAGAAGGCTTTTGGGGCGCTGATGTCTTCTTCGGCGGACGATGTTGCCAAGGGAATCACAAAAGTGGTCGAGTTGGCCAAGTCGCAAGGCGTCGAGTTTGCTGCGGGAGGAGTCGAGTCTACCAAGGGTGAGGTTCtctctgagcttgtaacCCGACTTTACGGACAGTTTGGCGACGATATTGGCATCTTTgtgctcttcttcctcaacttTGTCACACTGCAGCCAGGAGAAGCCCTGTTCCTCGTGGCTGATGACATTCATGCGTATTTATCCGGGGATATCATTGAGTGCATGGCCGCATCTGACAACGTGGTTCGCGCGGGTCTCACgcccaagttcaaggacgTCACGACGCTCGTCGACATGCTCACGTACAACTACGCGCCTATTGACGAACAAAAGATGGAGCCTACGGACTATCCGTACGCAACTCTGAACCGCACGGCGTACAGCTCTGGCTCGGCGGTACACCTCTACGACCCGCCGATCGAAGAATTCGCCGTGGCGAGGACGGTGCTCAAGGAAACGGGTGCAAAGGCTACGTTTGAGCCGTTGGAAGGGCCCAGCATTGTGATTTGCACGAATGGCAAGGGCAGGATTAGCGTGGGACCGACGGTGCACGAGGTCAAGGAGGGATATGTATTCTTTGTGGGCTCGACGGCTGAGTGTGTGCTCGAGGCGGAGGGGGATGAGTTTATTACGTTTAAGGCGTTTTGTGAGGTGGAGGGGAGTAAGGAGAGGTTGTGA
- a CDS encoding hydantoin racemase (similar to Metarhizium robertsii ARSEF 23 XP_007824236.2): protein MRILVINPNSSTAMTNGMLLAAKSTPISNSVEVVPMTASSNAPASIDDMEDIEISTKVILTELPAIDFSRDGFDAILVACFSVHSLVPELSARFDVPVTGIFEASILTALSLLKPGEQWGIVTTGSFWDKHLSDGVYDFLGVDAGRNTKFAGVATSGLTAGDFHSVSPEDVKAKLSLATKDLLKSGHVACVVLGCGGMAGLEGVIRSAATEVYGRKRADDLYIVDGVKAGIMQLHQSINGTRTFK, encoded by the exons ATGCGCATCCTTGTCATCAACCCCAATTCCTCCACCGCCATGACCAACGGTATGCTACTGGCTGCCAAATCCACACCTATATCAAAT TCCGTAGAGGTAGTTCCCATGACGGCCAGTTCCAATGCCCCAGCCAgcattgatgacatggaagacaTCGAGATAAGCACAAAGGTCATCCTGACGGAGTTACCGGCTATAGATTTTTCCCGCGATGGTTTTGATGCTATACTAGTTGCCTGCTTTAGCGTCCACAGCCTCGTCCCTGAACTGTCTGCCAGGTTCGATGTCCCAGTGACGGGTATATTTGAGGCCAGTATATTGACCGCTCTGTCTCTGCTCAAGCCTGGTGAGCAATGGGGCATCGTAACAACGGGAAGCTTCTGGGATAAGCATCTTTCCGACGGAGTGTACGACTTTCTAGGCGTAGATGCAGGTAGAAATACCAAGTTTGCCGGTGTGGCCACGTCGGGCCTAACGGCAGGAGACTTCCATTCAGTCTCACCAGAAGATGTCAAGGCAAAATTGAGTTTGGCCACAAAAGACCTGCTCAAGTCTGGGCACGTTGCCTGTGTTGTCTTGGGTTGCGGTGGTATGGCCGGCCTAGAGGGTGTAATCCGCTCCGCGGCCACAGAGGTCTATGGCAGGAAGAGAGCAGACGATTTGTACATTGTGGATGGCGTCAAGGCGGGCATTATGCAATTGCATCAGAGCATAAATGGTACAAGAACCTTTAAATAG
- a CDS encoding meiotic mRNA stability protein kinase UME5 (similar to Aspergillus terreus NIH2624 XP_001213211.1) has product MPLRLRTGGQFHHPSSSSSLSFSTPSTHHRYADTHDRPGAFHPRLRVMDRYRIVGFISSGTYGRVYKAVSRVNAVAVRTTTTTTGSSSSAPGGQEVAIKKFKPDKEGEQISYTGISQSAIREMSLCSELRHSNVIRLVETLLEDKCIFMVFEYAEHDLLQIIHHHTQQPRHPIPPATIKSIMFQLLNGCQYLHTNWVLHRDLKPANIMVTSGGEVKIGDLGLARRFDKPLHSLFSGDKVVVTIWYRAPELILGSYHYTPAIDLWAVGCIFAELLSLRPIFKGEEAKMDSKKTVPFQRNQMQKIVDIMGIPTRSRWPLLPMMPEFNQLNTLQSPPSHHGHHHHQHHHHSSSSSSTSNLEKWYYNTISNAPQSGSSGPSLTSLGAEGYKLLAGLLEYDPSKRLTAAQALQSTFFTTGDRVNTNAFEGLKVEYPHRRVSQDDNDIRTSSLPGTKRSGLPDDSLLRPTKRVKE; this is encoded by the coding sequence ATGCCTCTGCGACTCCGGACCGGAGGGCAGTTTCATCacccatcatcctcgtcttcactCTCATTCAGTACGCCGTCAACTCACCACCGTTATGCAGATACCCATGACCGGCCTGGAGCTTTCCATCCCCGGCTTCGGGTGATGGACCGGTACAGAATCGTCGGCTTCATCAGTAGCGGCACATATGGACGGGTGTATAAAGCAGTTAGTCGCGTCAATGCGGTAGCTGTTCGCACCACAACCACGACGACAGGAAGCTCCAGCAGTGCTCCCGGTGGTCAGGAAGTGGCTATCAAAAAGTTCAAGCCGGACAAGGAGGGTGAGCAGATTAGTTACACGGGCATTTCGCAAAGTGCCATTCGAGAAATGAGCCTCTGCAGCGAACTTCGACACAGCAACGTAATCCGTCTGGTGGAAACGCTTCTGGAGGACAAGTGTATCTTTATGGTATTTGAATACGCTGAGCACGATTTGctccaaatcatccatcACCATACGCAGCAACCCCGACATCCAATTCCACCGGCCACCATCAAAAGCATCATGTTTCAACTCCTGAATGGGTGTCAGTATCTGCACACAAATTGGGTCCTGCACCGTGATCTGAAACCGGCCAACATCATGGTCACCTCGGGCGGAGAGGTGAAGATTGGAGATTTGGGCCTTGCAAGGCGGTTCGACAAGCCGTTGCACTCTTTGTTTAGTGGCGACAAGGTTGTTGTGACCATTTGGTATCGTGCGCCAGAGCTAATACTAGGTTCATATCACTATACGCCGGCCATTGATTTGTGGGCTGTAGGTTGTATCTTCGCCGAATTGCTCTCCCTGCGCCCAATCttcaagggcgaggaggccAAGATGGATAGCAAAAAGACGGTTCCTTTTCAAAGGAATCAGATGCAGAAGATTGTGGACATAATGGGCATTCCAACTCGCAGCCGATGGCCTCTCCTCCCCATGATGCCCGAGTTTAACCAACTGAACACTCTACAATCACCGCCGTCCCACCAcggccatcaccaccatcaacaccaccaccactcgtccagcagcagctcaaCATCGAATCTCGAAAAATGGTACTACAACACCATTTCTAACGCTCCCCAAAGCGGGTCGTCTGGTCCATCATTGACATCTCTCGGCGCAGAGGGCTACAAGCTCCTCGCGGGACTGTTGGAGTACGACCCTTCCAAGCGACTCACGGCTGCTCAAGCACTTCAATCCACCTTCTTCACGACCGGCGACCgcgtcaacaccaacgcaTTCGAAGGGCTCAAGGTCGAATACCCCCATCGCAGAGTTAGTCAGGATGACAACGACATCCGCACTAGTAGTCTACCGGGAACAAAGAGAAGCGGATTGCCCGATGATTCATTGTTGCGACCCACTAAGCGTGTAAAGGAGTAG
- a CDS encoding 40S ribosomal protein S24 (similar to Thielavia terrestris NRRL 8126 XP_003650051.1), producing the protein MADNDSPVTLRTRKFIRNPLLGRKQMVVDILHPSRANISKEELREKLGGMYKAQKDQVQVFGLRTQFGGGKTTGFALIYDSPEAMKKFEPIYRLVRVGMATKPERASRQQRKQRKNRQKTLRGTAKVKGAKAKKDK; encoded by the exons ATGGCGGACAACGACAGCCCCGTTACTCTGCGAACTCGCAAGTTCATCCGCAACCCTCTGCTGGGCCGCAAGCAGATGGTCGT TGACATCCTCCACCCCAGCCgtgccaacatctccaaggaGGAGCTCCGCGAGAAGCTCGGTGGCATGTACAAGGCCCAGAAGGACCAGGTCCAGGTCTTTGGCCTGCGAACCCAGTTCGGTGGTGGCAAGACCACTGGCTTCGCCCTCATCTACGACTCCCCCGAGGCCATGAAGAAGTTCGAGCCCATCTACCGCCTTGTCCGTGTCGGCATGGCCACCAAGCCCGAGCGTGCCAGCAGACAGCAGC GCAAGCAGCGCAAGAACCGACAAAAGACCCTCCGTGGCACAGCAAAGGTCAAGGGtgccaaggcgaagaaggacAAATAA
- a CDS encoding ADP-ribosylation factor 6 (similar to Magnaporthe oryzae 70-15 XP_003715902.1), with translation MGGQISKVMGKIFGSKEMRLLMLGLDAAGKTTILYKLKLGQDVTTIPTVGFNVETVTYKNVKFNVWDVGGQDKIRPLWRHYFSGTQGLIFVIDSSDRARMDEAKQELHRIINDREMKDSLLLVFANKQDLKEAMKPQEVTEALQLSKLKDKVWYVVPSCATTGEGLLEGLAWLSNNVKAPPAPAKK, from the exons ATGGGCGGCCAAATCTCCAAAGTAATGGGCAAGATCTTCGGATCGAAGGAGATGCGCCTCCTCATGCTCGGTCTCGACGCCGCCGGCAAAACTACCATCCTgtacaagctcaagctgggCCAGGACGTCACCACCATTCCCACCGTGGGCTTCAACGTCGAGACCGTCACCTACAAGAACGTCAAGTTTAATGTATGGGACGTCGGTGGCCAGGACAAGATTCGTCCTCTGTGGAGGCATTACTTTAGCG GAACTCAGGGTTTGATTTTTGTTATTGACTCGTCGGACCGCGCTCGCATGGACGAGGCTAAGCAGGAGCTGCATcgcattatcaacgaccgCGAGATGAAGGAcagcttgttgctggtctTTGCAAATAAGCAGGATCTGAAAGAGG CCATGAAACCCCAAGAAGTCACAGAAGCCCTCCAGCTCTCCAAACTCAAAGACAAGGTGTGGTACGTCGTGCCCAGTTGCGCCACCACCGGCGAAGGTCTGCTCGAaggtctggcctggctgtcCAACAACGTCAAGGCCCCTCCCGCCCCGGCAAAGAAGTAA
- a CDS encoding peptidyl-prolyl cis-trans isomerase-like 4 (similar to Coccidioides immitis RS XP_001240599.1), producing the protein MSVLLETSVGDIVIDLLVEHAPKLCENFVKLCKVKYYNFSPVHSVQKNFSFQTGDPLGPLSKESDGGSSIWGHISADPAKRSFPAFFHPKLKHVERGTVSMATAPLSSDPATRLAASQFIITLGEDTDFLDGKAAVFGKVVEGFDALEKINEAIVDDKGYPLIDIRIKHTVILDDPYPDPSGLREPSSSPPPTSEQLKTVRIADEAALHEDDGVDEAELERRRRQNEANAQALTLEMMGDLPFAEVKPPENVLFVCKLNPVTGDEDLELIFGRFGKILSCEVIRDAKTGDSLQYAFIEYEDKASCETAYFKMQGVLIDDRRIHVDFSQSVSKLSDVWRKDTNSKRRAHASRGGWGGVEELEKRRQYRAEMDAPEKNNYGMVYGNEEMKGRHQLGGPTSRKGEDFSSREESRRKDHGSRSRSPHRREEARDRQQWRRDVDYRGAGRDGDRRERSYRSGDKDENRPRERERDRDRHRDQGKYHDRDNSYRRK; encoded by the exons ATGTCGGTCCTGCTAGAAACGAGCGTGGGCGACATTGTGATCGATTTGTTGGTTGAACATGCGCCGAAGCTTTGCGAAAA CTTTGTAAAGCTTTGCAAAGTCAAGTACTACAACTTTTCGCCCGTCCACTCTGTGCAAAAGAACTTTTCATTCCAGACAGGCGATCCCCTTGGACCACTCTCCAAGGAGTCTGATGGAGGCTCTTCAATATGGGGTCACATATCCGCGGATCCTGCGAAACGATCATTCCCTGCATTTTTTCACCCGAAGCTGAAGCACGTCGAACGCGGCACTGTTAGCATGGCCACCGCCCCTCTCTCCTCCGATCCTGCAACGCGGCTTGCTGCTTCTCAATTCATAATCACACTTGGCGAAGATACCGATTTCTTGGACGGCAAGGCGGCTGTATTTGGCAAGGTTGTGGAGGGGTTTGACGCCCTGGAAAAGATCAACGAAGCCATCGTCGATGACAAGGGCTATCCCTTGATCGATATCCGGATTAAACACACCGTCATATTGGATGACCCGTATCCAGACCCGTCTGGCTTAAGGGAACCTAGTTCAAGTCCTCCCCCAACCTCCGAGCAATTGAAGACGGTCCGCATTGCTGATGAAGCCGCCCTGCACGAGGACGATGGGGTAGACGAAGCCGAGCTGGAGAGGCGGCGGCGCCAAAACGAGGCCAACGCGCAAGCCTTGACActggagatgatgggagACTTGCCATTCGCAGAGGTTAAACCGCCGGAGAACGTGCTCTTCGTTTGCAAACTGAATCCCGTGACGGGCGACGAAGATCTGGAGCTTATTTTCGGCCGATTTGGCAAAATTTTGAGTTGCGAGGTCATTCGAGACGCCAAAACGGGAGACAGCTTACAGTATGCCTTTATTGAATACGAAGACAAGGCATCGTGTGAAACCGCTTATTTCAAGATGCAAGGAGTTTTGATAGATGACCGAAGAATACATGTCGACTTTTCCCAGAGTGTCAGCAAATTGAGCGATGTCTGGAGGAAAGATACAAATAGCAAACGACGTGCTCATGCTTCTCGTGGTGGCTGGGGAGGCGTCGAGGAACTTGAAAAGAGGAGGCAGTACAGAGCCGAAATGGATGCCCCAGAAAAGAACAACTACGGCATGGTATATGGTAACGAAGAGATGAAGGGGCGCCACCAGCTTGGCGGACCAACGAGCCGCAAAGGGGAAGACTTCTCCTCAAGGGAAGAGAGTCGGCGAAAAGATCACGGCAGTCGAAGTCGCAGTCCGCATAGACGGGAAGAAGCTCGTGATAGACAACAGTGGCGACGGGATGTCGACTACCGCGGGGCTGGAAGAGACGGGGACCGCAGAGAACGGAGTTATAGATCCGGTGACAAGGATGAGAACAGACCAagagaaagggaaagggaCCGAGATCGACACCGAGACCAAGGCAAATATCACGACCGTGACAACTCGTACCGCCGGAAATGA